The Chloroflexi bacterium ADurb.Bin180 genome includes a region encoding these proteins:
- the rluB gene encoding Ribosomal large subunit pseudouridine synthase B — MERLNRYLSRAGVASRRQADELIAAGRVKVNGSPVTLPGTRVDEATARVELDDRLVSPVSGCLYVLLHKPRGYVSTVRDAHAARSALDLVKVRQRLYPVGRLDKDSEGLLLLTNDGDLTQRLTHPRYEHEKEYRVLVAGTPGEASLERLRQGIELEEGPTAPARVDVESSAEGLTWLRFVIHEGRKRQLRRMCEAIGHPVQRLIRVRLGSLTLGDLAVGKWRFLTEAEKAALLSLAGVGSSTHQERGNVANS, encoded by the coding sequence ATGGAACGACTCAACAGGTACCTAAGCCGCGCCGGTGTGGCTTCGCGCCGCCAGGCGGATGAGCTCATTGCTGCCGGGCGGGTCAAAGTGAACGGCTCGCCGGTGACGCTGCCCGGCACCAGGGTGGACGAGGCCACCGCCCGCGTCGAGCTGGACGACAGGCTGGTATCGCCGGTGTCGGGCTGCCTCTATGTGCTGCTGCACAAGCCGCGCGGTTATGTCTCTACAGTCCGTGATGCGCACGCCGCCCGGTCGGCCCTGGACCTGGTGAAGGTGAGGCAGCGCCTGTACCCGGTAGGGCGGCTGGACAAGGACAGTGAGGGTCTGCTGCTGCTGACAAACGACGGCGACCTGACGCAGAGGCTGACCCATCCCCGCTATGAGCACGAGAAGGAGTACCGCGTGCTGGTCGCGGGCACGCCGGGTGAGGCCAGCCTGGAGCGCCTGAGACAGGGGATCGAGCTGGAAGAGGGGCCAACGGCTCCGGCCAGGGTCGACGTGGAGAGCAGCGCCGAGGGGCTTACCTGGCTGCGCTTTGTTATCCATGAAGGGCGCAAGAGACAACTGCGCCGTATGTGCGAGGCCATCGGCCATCCGGTGCAGCGCCTGATCCGGGTACGCCTGGGCTCCCTGACTCTCGGGGACCTGGCTGTGGGTAAGTGGCGTTTTCTGACCGAGGCCGAGAAGGCGGCACTGCTCTCTCTGGCCGGCGTGGGTTCTTCTACTCATCAAGAACGAGGTAACGTTGCCAATTCCTGA
- the pepT gene encoding Peptidase T yields the protein MVNSQRLLDTFLELVRIDSPSGEEEAIANHLAEKLSRLGLAVEPDAIHNLVARLPGRGQPVMLAAHMDTVMPGRGIRPVVQDGIIRSDGSTILGADDKAGIAIILETLAVLAESGQPHPPLEVVITVQEEVGLNGARSLDRSRLESQLGISLDAGGPPGQIVVSAPTHDLVTAVVLGRAAHAGANPEAGINAIKVAAEAIHNMPLGRIDAETTANIGIIQGGLARNIVPDRVELTGEARSRNVARLDAQTAVMRRALEDAARAFETTVEIDIARSYLGYELGPDEPMVHALSEACRAEGVEPQLVPTGGGSDANIFNADGRQVVNLSMGASGEHTTHEQVAVNDMVMCARIVLRCLRSLAG from the coding sequence TTGGTCAACTCGCAGCGTTTGCTGGACACCTTCCTAGAGCTGGTGCGCATCGACAGCCCGTCGGGCGAGGAAGAGGCTATCGCCAACCATCTGGCTGAGAAGCTGAGCCGTCTCGGGCTCGCCGTCGAGCCGGACGCCATTCACAACCTCGTGGCGCGGCTGCCCGGCCGTGGCCAGCCGGTGATGCTGGCGGCCCATATGGATACGGTTATGCCCGGTCGGGGCATTCGACCCGTGGTTCAGGACGGGATCATCCGCAGTGACGGCTCGACCATCCTCGGCGCCGACGACAAAGCGGGCATCGCCATCATTCTGGAGACGCTGGCCGTGCTCGCCGAATCTGGCCAGCCTCACCCGCCGCTGGAGGTGGTGATTACCGTCCAGGAAGAGGTTGGGCTCAACGGTGCCAGGTCGCTGGACCGTTCGCGCCTGGAATCGCAGCTGGGCATCTCCCTCGATGCGGGCGGGCCCCCGGGGCAGATTGTCGTCTCGGCGCCGACGCACGACCTGGTCACCGCCGTAGTCCTGGGCCGCGCAGCTCACGCCGGAGCGAACCCGGAGGCGGGCATAAATGCCATCAAGGTGGCCGCAGAGGCTATCCACAACATGCCGCTGGGGCGCATCGATGCCGAGACTACGGCCAACATCGGTATCATTCAGGGTGGTCTGGCGCGCAACATCGTTCCCGACCGCGTAGAGTTGACCGGAGAGGCACGCAGCCGGAACGTGGCCCGGCTGGATGCGCAGACCGCCGTGATGCGGCGCGCCCTGGAGGACGCGGCCAGGGCCTTCGAAACAACCGTAGAGATCGACATTGCCCGCTCCTATCTGGGCTATGAGCTCGGGCCGGATGAGCCGATGGTCCACGCTCTGAGCGAGGCCTGCCGGGCTGAGGGCGTGGAGCCGCAACTCGTGCCGACCGGCGGCGGAAGTGACGCCAACATCTTTAACGCGGATGGCCGACAGGTGGTGAACCTGAGCATGGGCGCCTCGGGTGAACACACCACGCATGAGCAAGTGGCCGTGAATGACATGGTAATGTGCGCCCGCATCGTTCTTCGCTGCCTGCGTTCTCTGGCCGGCTGA
- the plsC gene encoding 1-acyl-sn-glycerol-3-phosphate acyltransferase, which translates to MFRNVANLLLRLIWRIVYRVELAGTENVPRQGGFIAMMNHIYFIDPVLVASLAPRFIVIMSKIENYRSPLAGLFVRAYGTFAVHRGELDMGAIRTSLQVLEQGHGLLMAPEGTRSRSHTLQEGKDGLAWLATRSGVPVVPVALSGHEKLWTNARRLRRTPFRITFGQPFVLRLNPDQPSRPQLRLMTRELMYRLAGMLPPEYRGAYSDVSQATDSTLLPVPPEGQAG; encoded by the coding sequence TTGTTTCGGAATGTGGCCAACCTGCTGCTGCGGTTGATCTGGCGCATCGTCTACCGCGTTGAACTTGCCGGCACGGAGAACGTTCCCCGGCAGGGCGGGTTCATCGCCATGATGAACCACATCTACTTTATCGATCCGGTGCTCGTGGCCTCGCTCGCCCCGCGGTTCATCGTCATCATGTCCAAGATCGAGAACTACCGCAGCCCCCTGGCCGGCCTGTTCGTGCGCGCCTACGGCACCTTTGCCGTGCACCGCGGCGAGCTGGATATGGGCGCCATTCGCACCTCGCTGCAGGTGCTGGAACAGGGGCACGGCCTGCTGATGGCACCGGAAGGCACACGCAGCCGGTCGCACACGCTGCAGGAGGGCAAAGATGGCCTGGCCTGGCTGGCCACACGCTCCGGCGTGCCGGTGGTGCCGGTGGCGCTGAGCGGCCACGAAAAGCTGTGGACTAACGCCAGGCGGCTGCGCCGTACCCCCTTCCGCATCACCTTTGGGCAGCCGTTTGTGCTGCGCCTCAATCCCGACCAGCCGTCTCGCCCGCAGCTCAGGCTGATGACCCGCGAGCTGATGTATCGCCTGGCGGGTATGCTCCCGCCAGAGTATCGCGGCGCATACAGCGACGTGAGCCAGGCCACGGACTCGACGCTGCTGCCCGTGCCTCCCGAAGGACAAGCAGGATGA
- a CDS encoding phosphatidylglycerophosphatase B: protein MEALLRWGIQGNQAVQAWGSPLLDSFFRAVTMLGDEKFYLLLVPFLYWVIDKRLALRAGLLYLLSAYVNAVLKGIFAVPRPSADLVRVLDHATGYSFPSGHAQSTTTAWGYLAASRRKRWLWVTAAAVIGLVCLSRVYLGVHYPQDVIVGTLVGALLVLLWISLEKRFAGRIHLSLPAQLALAVAVPLVLLLLHAETDTCSAMGTLLGLSLGVILERRYVCFGNGGTTATRLLRFAVGIAVVLALYAGLKLVLPADLGFRVLRYGLIGLWASFGAPWVFVRTGLAPREQPTR from the coding sequence ATGGAAGCGCTGCTGCGGTGGGGAATACAGGGCAACCAGGCAGTTCAGGCCTGGGGCAGCCCGCTCTTGGACTCGTTCTTTCGGGCCGTCACCATGCTGGGCGACGAAAAGTTCTACTTGCTGCTGGTGCCCTTTCTGTACTGGGTGATCGACAAGCGGCTGGCGCTGCGGGCCGGCCTGCTCTACCTGCTCTCGGCCTATGTCAACGCGGTGCTCAAGGGGATCTTTGCCGTGCCTCGGCCTTCAGCGGACCTGGTGCGGGTGCTCGACCACGCGACTGGCTATTCGTTCCCCAGCGGTCACGCCCAGTCTACCACCACTGCCTGGGGTTATCTGGCTGCCAGCCGGCGCAAGCGCTGGCTGTGGGTGACTGCGGCCGCCGTCATCGGGCTGGTCTGTCTTTCGCGCGTCTACCTCGGGGTGCACTACCCCCAGGACGTGATTGTCGGGACGCTCGTTGGCGCGCTCCTGGTACTGCTCTGGATCAGTCTGGAGAAACGCTTTGCCGGGCGCATACACCTGTCGTTGCCTGCTCAGCTCGCCCTGGCCGTAGCCGTGCCGCTGGTGTTGCTGCTCTTGCACGCCGAGACGGATACTTGCTCGGCGATGGGCACGCTGCTGGGTCTGTCGCTGGGTGTGATCCTGGAGCGGCGCTACGTATGCTTTGGCAATGGAGGCACCACGGCCACGCGTCTGCTGCGCTTTGCGGTGGGGATTGCGGTGGTGCTGGCCCTCTATGCCGGGCTCAAGCTCGTCCTGCCCGCCGACCTGGGCTTTCGTGTGCTGCGCTACGGGCTGATCGGCCTGTGGGCGTCCTTCGGGGCACCCTGGGTCTTTGTTCGCACGGGGCTGGCGCCCCGCGAACAGCCAACGCGGTAA
- the cmk gene encoding Cytidylate kinase encodes MPIPEIIAIDGPAAAGKSTVGERVAAELGYLYFDTGIMYRAITWAALQQGLDIADEPAITALAQRAHIDVLQPTVSDGRQYTVHVDGQDVTWDLRQPAVEAHVSAVSAYPEVRAALSAQQRRIGLRGHVVMVGRDIGTVVLPEAPLKVYLDATVEARARRRYRENRARGERVRYAAILSAMRERDRIDSQRKAAPLRAADDAVVIDTTKLVVEQVVEQVLHLIREWSE; translated from the coding sequence TTGCCAATTCCTGAGATCATCGCCATAGACGGCCCGGCCGCGGCGGGCAAGAGCACCGTGGGAGAGCGTGTCGCCGCCGAGCTGGGCTACCTCTACTTTGACACGGGCATTATGTACCGCGCTATCACCTGGGCGGCTCTGCAGCAGGGGCTGGACATCGCCGATGAGCCGGCCATCACCGCGCTGGCGCAGCGGGCGCACATCGACGTCCTTCAGCCCACGGTCAGCGATGGCCGGCAGTACACGGTTCACGTTGACGGCCAGGATGTCACCTGGGACCTCAGGCAGCCAGCAGTCGAAGCTCACGTCTCAGCCGTGTCGGCCTATCCGGAAGTGCGCGCCGCGCTCAGTGCGCAGCAGCGACGCATCGGTTTGCGTGGGCACGTGGTGATGGTCGGGCGCGACATCGGCACGGTGGTGCTGCCAGAGGCGCCGCTCAAGGTCTACCTCGACGCGACAGTAGAGGCGCGAGCGCGCCGCCGCTACCGCGAGAACAGGGCGCGCGGCGAAAGGGTGCGCTATGCCGCTATCCTCAGCGCCATGCGTGAGCGCGACCGTATCGACAGCCAGCGCAAGGCCGCTCCGCTGAGGGCAGCCGACGACGCTGTGGTGATCGACACGACGAAACTTGTCGTGGAGCAAGTGGTAGAGCAAGTACTGCACCTGATTCGCGAGTGGAGTGAATGA